The window AGTAGTTCTTTACTTACAAAATCAGGTCCTTGTGGACCAAAAAGTATCTTAATCCTTCCATTGCCTTTATTATGCCATCTATTATATAATTCTATATTCCGTTGAAAAGACTTTTCACCCAAGGATTCATCAAACTCATATAATTCTTTTGGTTTATATACTCTTTTTTCTGCATTTCGTATAGTCTGAGTAATATTTCCCCTTGCCCCAATTTTATAAATGAAATTACAGACAGGATTCATATATGATTCATAGTCTCCCAAGGTAGTAGTCCCTGACTTTATTGCTTCTATAATAGCCAATTTACTTCCAGCAAATTTTTCTTCCTTTGTAACTACATTGTCAAAGGGTTGCAGCCCATACATCATCCAATTATTAGTATCTTGAGCAAGCCCTCTCATAATAGCTAATCCCGTATGCATATGGGCATCTATAAATCCAGGAAAGATAGCATGATGTTTCAATAACAGGACTTCTTCACCAATATATGTTTTATCAATGATGTCTTCATTATCTATTGCCACAATCTTTCCTGAATCAACCACCATAGCAACTTTTGATTTATATCCAACACCTTGCCCCTCCATAGTATAAAAATGAGGTGCCTTTACTATCATGTCCACCCTTTTCATATCTTCTCCCCTTCTCATGTAAAAATATATTTTCATATAACATCTTTCATCTTCCAAAATACCACAATAATTCCAATCATTAATTCCTCAAACTAATTGTATCTATTGGATATACTAACTATTTCTACAATAATATGTATTTTCCTCTTTTAAAGGTATATTCTTTGTAAAATTTGCCATATATAGCTATTAACTACTAACTTAATATGTATGTAATTTATTTGTAATGAGTTTATAATATAGTTATTATATAATATATCTGTATATGTAATATTGGAGGTTTTTTATATTGAAAAGAGTATTAGGTGCTATAAGAAAAGCTGTAGAAGAATATAATCTAATAGAAGAAGGTGATAGGGTTGCTGTAGGTGTTTCAGGAGGAAAAGATAGTATGATTTTACTCCACGCTTTAAAACTTTTTCAGCGATTTAGCCCTGTTAAGTATGATTTAGAAGCTATTACTGTTAGTTTAGGATTTAAAGATTTTGACTTAAATCCTATTAAAGAATTTTGTAAAACTATAGATGTTCCTTATACCATAGAAGAAACACAGATTGCCGAAATAATATTTGATATTAGAAAAGAAAAAAATCCATGTTCCCTATGTGCTAAAATGCGTAGAGGCGTCCTTCATAACTCTATGAAGAAAAGGGGACTCAATGTTTTGGCATTGGGACATCATAGTGATGATGCTATAGAGACATTATTTATTAGTATGTTTTATTCAGGTAGATTGGCTACTTTTTCTCCTAAAACCTATTTATCTAGAAAAGATATCTATGCCATACGACCGATGATATATGTCACAGAGGCTCAAATAATAGGTGCAATGAGAAAACACAATATACCAATAGTAGAAAGCCCCTGCCCGATGGACAAGAATACAAAACGAGAAGAGGTAAAGCAACTTATGAAAAAAATATACAAAGACATCCCCGATGCACGAGATAGGATAATCACATCTATAAAAAATAAAGACCAGTTAAATTTATGGTTTTAGAAAATAAGAAAGGAGTTTGCGGTATGAATAGATTCATTAAAAAAATTATAGTTGGTACTGTTGCCACATCTGTTTTTTTCTCAAGTTTTAGTGTTGGATGGGCTGTAGACTTTGGAAAAGCCTTTTTAATCCATGAGGATACTTCCATAGAAAAAATAACTAGTTCAGTAACCTATGAACATATACGAAGATTTACATCTGAAGGTTGGATAAATATAAATGTGGTACGAGCTGATTTAACTGATAAATATACAGATGTAATCCCACTATTTAGTAAAAATGGACTTTCCTCTAGAGGAAGAATATCTCAAATGGTTAAAGATTCCCAAGCAGTAGCTGGAATAAATGGAGACTTTTTCGCTACATATCATAAGTCTTCTCCACTGGGCACTATGATTTCTAACGGAGATATGCTGGCGTCACCAATGAGCAATGTCCAAGATTTGCCTGTGTTATCTATATCTGAAAATAAATTTGCCAATATAGATATATGGCAATGGAATATGGAGGTTATCACTCAAAATGGAACTCCTATAACTGTATACTCTTTAAATAAAGATGCAAAGGTCTATGGAGAAGTAAGGATGTTTAATAAATATTGGGGAGAAAAGACATTGGGAAATACTTTCTTCAATGATATGGCTGAAGTCATAATAGAAGATGGCATAGTTACTGATATAAGAGTAGGACAAGAACCTACAGATATGCCTGAGGATGGTTTTGTATTAGTAGGAAGGGATAATGCAAAGGACCTTTTATTAAATAGTTTTAACATAGGAGATGAAGCAATGCTCAATATAACAACGTCTCCCAATTTTGAAGAAATTTCAGCAGCCATAGGTGGAGGCTCCCTATTAGTTAAAAATGGACAGATGACAGAATTTGCTATAAATATAAAGGGTAACCACCCCAGAACAGCTGCAGGAATTACACAAAATAAAGACACACTTATTATGGTTACTGTGGATGGACGACATAAATCATTTAAAGGTGTAAGTCAAGAAACTATGGCACAAATAATGATAGACTTAGGTGCATATGATGCTATAAATCTAGATGGAGGAGGCTCTACTACTATGGCTATAGCTCCAAAAGATAAAGATGAGCCCATTGTAGTTAATCATCCCTCCGATGGTAATCAGAGATCTGTCATAAATGGTCTAGGGGTATATTCAAGTGCACCACAAAGAGATTTAGATTATATAGAAATAATAACTAAAGATACAAATGTTTTTCCAGACACTTCAAGGGAATTTTTCATAAAGGGATATGATAAATATAATAATCCTGTAGCAGTAGATATAGAAGATGTAGATTTTGATATTGATGGTATTGAAGGAGAGTTTAATGAAAATATATTGATACCAAAGGAATCAGGAGAAGCTACAGTAACTGCCCGATATAAAGGAGAAAAGAATGAACTAGATATAACAGTATTAAATCCGGTAAACGAAATCGTCATAGAAGAAGATCAAATCCACCTAGACACTGATTCAGAAGTAGATTTATCTAAGATATTTGATGATATCTATGGTATAAATAATGATGGATTCATGTCTAAAATATCTCCTAAAGATATAAAATGGGAGATATCAGGTGATATAGGTGATATAGAAGACGGTATCCTCTACACCAATAAAGAACCCTCTTCTGGTGCATTGACCGCATATATTGGACAAGGAGTAAAAAATGTACTGGCTTCAATAGGTTACAAAGAGTTCTCATTGGAAGGTTTTGAAGATATATCTAAACTTGATTTTAGTTCTTATCCAGATACTGTGACAGGTAAAATAACCTTAGATAGAGAAGATAAAGAAGGTTCATCGTCAGCTAAACTGATGTATGACTTTACTACTACTGATGACACTAGAGCCGCATATTTAAATTTTGGCGAACAAGGTTTACCCATAAACTCTGTGCCAGATAAACTTGGCATGTGGGTATATGGTAATAATAGTAACCATTGGGTCAGAGGAAAAATAAAGGACAGCAAAAACAAAAGTTATAATATAGATTTTGCCCAAAGAGTAGACTGGGAAGGATGGAAGTGGATAACAGCAAATATCCCATCAAATATATCTGGTCCCATAACTTTAGACAAGATATATGTAGTAGAAACTAGTCCTATAAATAAAGATATTGGTCACATATTATTTGATGATTTAAAAGCACTTTATCATACAGAATTTGATATGATGGTTCTTCCAGAAGAAACATCTATAAAAGATCAAAAAAATAGACATGTAGAGCTAGAAGAAGGTGGTCTTAAATTCACTATATTTAACCATATCAACAATACAGATAATCTACTAAAACACCAAATAAATAATAAGATTTCAAAAATATTAAATGATGATAAAGTAGCATTTACCTTTAGTCCATTAAATGATATATTACTAGAGGATAAAAATACAAATATTGTCCCTATAACCAATGGATCTAAAGCATTTAGCCATGGTGATTCCGTATTTATGCAATTAGATGATAGTAATGGAGGCATAAGAAATACAGATGCTCAACAATGGTTGTGGCTTAAAAACTATCTCTATAATTCTAATGAGAAAAATGTAGTGATACTTATGCCTGAACCTATATTTGGAAGTAATGGTTTTTCAGACGATTTAGAAGCCGATTTATTCCACAGAGTTTTAAAAGATTTCTTGAACTTTGACAAAGAAATATGGGTAATATATGGAGGAAACAAGACTAAAGTTAATCTAAAAGATGGTATAAGGTATATGGAAATAGACAAAGGAAGTCTAGGAAATGATTTAAACATTGACAATATTTCTTATATGGAATTCACAATTAATGGAGAAGAAATTACTTATGAAATATTACCTCTTTTCCCTGAAAAAGAGTCAAAATAATATCATAAATAAATTTCCATATAGTTCAAATTCTAGTTCTATATAAGATTTTCAAATAACAGTTTATTGCAGTTTAATGTTTCTGTTGGTATATAGTGGGTACAAATTTCATAAGATATTATCCTAACATTTTACTACTCAATTAAAAGCAGGTGATTCTATGTATAATAAAAATAACTTTACAAATTTAAATGATGAAATTGAAGAGATTAGGGACAAGCTCAATGAATCTATTTCATTAGGAGAAGATCCTAACAAGATACTAAAGATAAGTCAACAATTAGACAAACTTCTTTCATTATATTATCGTAAAAAAAATAATCAAGTTAAATAATAAAAGCCCGATGTTTTATAAAACATCGGGCTTTTATTATTTTTAATTAAAATCACTAACTTTTTTTGTTCAGTAACTCATATACTATCTTACAAGTTTCAGCCTTTGTCAATTTTTCCTTAGGATTAAAGAGTCCATCGCTATCCCCTTTCATCAATCCCCTATCATAGACATTTTTTACTGAATCCATCGCACTCTCTTCTATCAATACAGCATCTTTTAATGGTAACTCATACTGGACATCCCTTTTACCCATAATTCTAGTCAATATAACGGCCATTTCTTCCCTAGTTACATAGTGTTCAGGTCTGAATTTATTGTCAACAAATCCATATATATATCCTGACTTGTCCAATGCCTTTACAGACTCCAATGCCCAAGGACTTATTTCGTCTACATCATCATATATTAGGGCATAATTTTCTGCTTCTAATTTTAAGGCCCTAGCCAATATATCACAAAGTTCTTCTCTACTTATATACATATCTGGATTAAAATTCTGTTCTCTAGGCTTAACTATGTCATGATTATTAAGATATACTATATATTCCTTTGACCACGAATCTGCTATATCTTCAAATGGTAGATTTTCATTGGATACTTCAGGTGGTTTACTTACTACATCTTCTGCCTTTTCTATCCAATTACCAGCTACCCATCCTGTCATATTTCCAGAACTCTTCTTTACCTTATAATAATAATATCCTTTATTTAATTTAGGTCCTTCCAGCACATCTAGTATAGCTCCATTACTAAATTTTCCTATAGAAGCGCCACCAGGATTATTTCTAACCATCAATGTAGTATTGACATCAACTTTTACTGTATCTCCTGGTTTATAAAACTCTATATCTCCTTTATGGATAGGGTTTGGAGTATTATATTTGGTGCTTTTATCAGGTAGTCCACTTTTTGGCAACCATTTTGGTGGAATCAACGTAATATCCTGATTATACTCTTCCTTTAATATCTTTTGAATAAGCTCTGGATATGTGTACTTTTTTAATCTCATATTTGGATTATTACTCTTTGCCCATCCATTATATGCCCATAACGCAAAGTACCAATTTTCTAATACATTTGGGTCCATATTTCCTACATCTGGTAGCTTGTCCACTGCCACATTCCATTTTCTTAAAAGCATCTCTGCACCAGCATCTATGTTGTAGTCTATGTCATATTTTAATTTATTAGTATCAAATCCAGCTCCCCTATTATGTATTTGCATAAGACCTATGCTACCCCTACTTCCAGTGAATACGGTACCATCAGTATTGAAATGTTTATATACACTTTCCACTCTGGCAATAGCCTTAAGCAATACTGAAGGTATCCCCCTCTTTCTAGCTATCTCTTCAATCCTTTTCTCTAATTCCTTCCTAGATGGATTTACCCTCTGTTTTTGAGATGCTACTGTTATATTAGTTATGGGCATTATTAGTATCATTGCAATTATAAAAACAGATAACATTCTTTTTTCATTTTTTCACCTCTTTTTCTTGGTTCTTAGTTCTTGGTTCTTAGTTCTTGGTTCTTAGTTCTTGGTTCTTAGTTCTTGGTTCTTAGTTCTTGGTTCTTAGTTCTTAGTGGGCACTAGTGCCCACTTCTTCCCTAACGACTAAGAGCTAAACACTAAGAACTGCATTTACTATTAAAAAACTATCGCTAATATTTTATAACAAATTTTACTATTTGTAAAAGTTTTCTGAACAAAAAAATTACCCAGGAATGATTTCCTAGGTAGTATTATTATAAGCTATTCATTTACAATTTTTTCTATAATTCCATTCACCCAGTCAATTCCCTCTTGACCATATTCAAATCCATTGTATTTAAAATCAGACCTAAACACTATGGGTGTATTTTTATCATGTTCAAGTACAATCCTTATTGTACTCTCTATATCAATCCATCCTTCTTCTTTACTCTGTTCTGGATGAACAGGTATTTTACCGTATTTCATTATATCTTCCAATCCCCTAGTATTCCATAGGTGTACAACTTTTACTTCAGAAATTATTTTAGACAGAGACTCACAATACTTCATCCCATTCAATTTACATGATAAATGCAAATTCCCCGTATCTAGACACAATCCTAACATATCATGCTTTTCAACTAGATCCTTCCAGTCCTCTGGCTTATACAACCTATCATCATATCCTGAATACTCTAAAAAGATAGGTATATTATACTTTTCCCCTAGCAACTGAAGCCTGTCACTGCCTTCCATTGCCATTTTTTTTATTTGATCTCCCTTTAATTTTTTGTCCATATCTTTAGATATGAGTTTTACTATCATATGATCTGTGGGCATACCTTTAACCATTCTCAAATTTTCTTCCAATATATCAAAAGCTGCATCTCTTAACCTTTTATTACTATGTAAATAATAGGTAGTAGTAGGATCAAACTGATGAAATATTGGGGCATAACAACCCACTTTTATAGAACTTTTTCTAGAAAGCTTCAATAAAGAAGTTATATCTTTAGTACTGGAAAAGTTATGACATAATTGCACCCTTTTAAAATTCTTCTTAGCAATATAATCCAACCCCACATTATGAACAGATATACCCAGTTGCTGATTCAAAATAATCACCCTCAAAACAGTTTTATAATATATATATATTATATGATTTAAAACATTTAAGTTATACTATTCTTTTTTCAGGACATATTATACCATATTTATATATTAACATACAATTGTGAAAACCTTATTTTAAAATATATCAATATTGAAAAAACAATTTATTTATTATACTGATTAATCAACACTTATGCTATAATAAGGTCAACATATATAAAGGAGTGGAGGTATGTGTTAATTAATAATTGGGTTAAGATAATTTTAGACTCACTATATGATGGAATCTTGATTATTAATAAAAAATCTATTGTTAAATATATTAATCCTTCATATACAAGAATTACTGGTGTCACCAAAGAAAATATCATAGATAAACCACTTGTTAAAATCCGCCCTGGTGCCAGACTTCCTGATGTAGTTAACAGTGGTCAAAAACTTTTAAGAGTTCCAAGATTAGAAGGGAATTCTGAATATATTGTCAATATGTCCCCTATAAAAGACGATGCTGGTCATATTATAGGCGGCATATCTGTTGTTACTGAAATTAATGATGTATACAAACTTACTAAAGAACTCAATAAATCCCATAAAATTATAAAAAATTTACAAAATAGAGTTAAAAGTATTCAAAAATCCAAATATACCTTTGAAGATATAATTTCTCAAGATCCTAAATCTGAATCCACAAAAAAGCTTGCAAAAAAGATTGCAAGAAAAGACACCAATGTACTTCTTTTAGGTGAAAGTGGTACTGGTAAAGAATTATTTGCCCATTCAATACATAACCAAAGCAGTAGAAAAGATGAGCCCTTCATAGCTGTGAATTGTGCATCTTTAGACTCTAATCTTCTTAAAAGTGAATTATTTGGTTATGAAGAAGGATCTTTCACAGGGGCCAAAAAAGGGGGAAAAATTGGACTATTCGAAGTAGCCAATGGAGGTACTATCTTTTTAGACGAAATATCTGAAATGGATTATGGTCTTCAAGCTAAGCTGTTAAGGACACTTCAAGAAAATACTATTAGACGTGTAGGAGGCTTATATGAAATACCAATAAATGTAAGAGTTGTAGCTGCGACTAATAGGGACCTACTCTCATTGGTAAACAATAACAAATTTAGAAAAGACCTATACTATAGAATAGCTATTTTCCCCATTACTATACCTCCACTAAGAGAAAGACTTGAAGATATAATACCTATATCTAATCAATTTTTAGATAATATGCAGCGAGAATTAAAAAGGCGATTAGAGATTTCGGATAATGCAAAAAAGTTATTAATAAGCTATGAATGGCCAGGCAATATAAGAGAACTTAAAAATGTAATAGAATTTTCAGCT of the Clostridiisalibacter paucivorans DSM 22131 genome contains:
- a CDS encoding S-layer homology domain-containing protein; translation: MLSVFIIAMILIMPITNITVASQKQRVNPSRKELEKRIEEIARKRGIPSVLLKAIARVESVYKHFNTDGTVFTGSRGSIGLMQIHNRGAGFDTNKLKYDIDYNIDAGAEMLLRKWNVAVDKLPDVGNMDPNVLENWYFALWAYNGWAKSNNPNMRLKKYTYPELIQKILKEEYNQDITLIPPKWLPKSGLPDKSTKYNTPNPIHKGDIEFYKPGDTVKVDVNTTLMVRNNPGGASIGKFSNGAILDVLEGPKLNKGYYYYKVKKSSGNMTGWVAGNWIEKAEDVVSKPPEVSNENLPFEDIADSWSKEYIVYLNNHDIVKPREQNFNPDMYISREELCDILARALKLEAENYALIYDDVDEISPWALESVKALDKSGYIYGFVDNKFRPEHYVTREEMAVILTRIMGKRDVQYELPLKDAVLIEESAMDSVKNVYDRGLMKGDSDGLFNPKEKLTKAETCKIVYELLNKKS
- a CDS encoding tRNA 2-thiocytidine biosynthesis TtcA family protein, translating into MKRVLGAIRKAVEEYNLIEEGDRVAVGVSGGKDSMILLHALKLFQRFSPVKYDLEAITVSLGFKDFDLNPIKEFCKTIDVPYTIEETQIAEIIFDIRKEKNPCSLCAKMRRGVLHNSMKKRGLNVLALGHHSDDAIETLFISMFYSGRLATFSPKTYLSRKDIYAIRPMIYVTEAQIIGAMRKHNIPIVESPCPMDKNTKREEVKQLMKKIYKDIPDARDRIITSIKNKDQLNLWF
- a CDS encoding sugar phosphate isomerase/epimerase family protein, with the protein product MNQQLGISVHNVGLDYIAKKNFKRVQLCHNFSSTKDITSLLKLSRKSSIKVGCYAPIFHQFDPTTTYYLHSNKRLRDAAFDILEENLRMVKGMPTDHMIVKLISKDMDKKLKGDQIKKMAMEGSDRLQLLGEKYNIPIFLEYSGYDDRLYKPEDWKDLVEKHDMLGLCLDTGNLHLSCKLNGMKYCESLSKIISEVKVVHLWNTRGLEDIMKYGKIPVHPEQSKEEGWIDIESTIRIVLEHDKNTPIVFRSDFKYNGFEYGQEGIDWVNGIIEKIVNE
- a CDS encoding sigma-54 interaction domain-containing protein codes for the protein MLINNWVKIILDSLYDGILIINKKSIVKYINPSYTRITGVTKENIIDKPLVKIRPGARLPDVVNSGQKLLRVPRLEGNSEYIVNMSPIKDDAGHIIGGISVVTEINDVYKLTKELNKSHKIIKNLQNRVKSIQKSKYTFEDIISQDPKSESTKKLAKKIARKDTNVLLLGESGTGKELFAHSIHNQSSRKDEPFIAVNCASLDSNLLKSELFGYEEGSFTGAKKGGKIGLFEVANGGTIFLDEISEMDYGLQAKLLRTLQENTIRRVGGLYEIPINVRVVAATNRDLLSLVNNNKFRKDLYYRIAIFPITIPPLRERLEDIIPISNQFLDNMQRELKRRLEISDNAKKLLISYEWPGNIRELKNVIEFSANMTDDSIIHVRDLPKIIQQVGIQKNLISIRPLEQVVRESEIEEINKALHKYGNSVKGKKMAAKSLGISLASLYNKLSNTK
- a CDS encoding phosphodiester glycosidase family protein; amino-acid sequence: MNRFIKKIIVGTVATSVFFSSFSVGWAVDFGKAFLIHEDTSIEKITSSVTYEHIRRFTSEGWININVVRADLTDKYTDVIPLFSKNGLSSRGRISQMVKDSQAVAGINGDFFATYHKSSPLGTMISNGDMLASPMSNVQDLPVLSISENKFANIDIWQWNMEVITQNGTPITVYSLNKDAKVYGEVRMFNKYWGEKTLGNTFFNDMAEVIIEDGIVTDIRVGQEPTDMPEDGFVLVGRDNAKDLLLNSFNIGDEAMLNITTSPNFEEISAAIGGGSLLVKNGQMTEFAINIKGNHPRTAAGITQNKDTLIMVTVDGRHKSFKGVSQETMAQIMIDLGAYDAINLDGGGSTTMAIAPKDKDEPIVVNHPSDGNQRSVINGLGVYSSAPQRDLDYIEIITKDTNVFPDTSREFFIKGYDKYNNPVAVDIEDVDFDIDGIEGEFNENILIPKESGEATVTARYKGEKNELDITVLNPVNEIVIEEDQIHLDTDSEVDLSKIFDDIYGINNDGFMSKISPKDIKWEISGDIGDIEDGILYTNKEPSSGALTAYIGQGVKNVLASIGYKEFSLEGFEDISKLDFSSYPDTVTGKITLDREDKEGSSSAKLMYDFTTTDDTRAAYLNFGEQGLPINSVPDKLGMWVYGNNSNHWVRGKIKDSKNKSYNIDFAQRVDWEGWKWITANIPSNISGPITLDKIYVVETSPINKDIGHILFDDLKALYHTEFDMMVLPEETSIKDQKNRHVELEEGGLKFTIFNHINNTDNLLKHQINNKISKILNDDKVAFTFSPLNDILLEDKNTNIVPITNGSKAFSHGDSVFMQLDDSNGGIRNTDAQQWLWLKNYLYNSNEKNVVILMPEPIFGSNGFSDDLEADLFHRVLKDFLNFDKEIWVIYGGNKTKVNLKDGIRYMEIDKGSLGNDLNIDNISYMEFTINGEEITYEILPLFPEKESK
- a CDS encoding aspartyl-phosphate phosphatase Spo0E family protein, with protein sequence MYNKNNFTNLNDEIEEIRDKLNESISLGEDPNKILKISQQLDKLLSLYYRKKNNQVK